A single Amphiura filiformis chromosome 19, Afil_fr2py, whole genome shotgun sequence DNA region contains:
- the LOC140140742 gene encoding CD5 antigen-like codes for MMDILKMRKAVLLCVVLVFTCDCEVSGGQNGQHGQGVGIGGGVGGGRGGGRSHGSSGNANKPWTIRLAEDDKKESGGYVITKGIVEVYNKGAWGTVCNSNWDDEDAEVVCRQLELGTLAVSKDLSITTPLESQDNVLMSNVQCTGQESGLNECSYDNGICEVNSRAGVGCYQAI; via the exons ATG ATGGACATTTTGAAAATGCGTAAGGCTGTGTTGCTTTGCGTTGTGCTTGTGTTCACCTGCGACTGCGAGGTCAGCGGTGGACAAaatggtcaacatggtcaaggcgTTGGAATAGGCGGTGGAGTAGGCGGTGGAAGAGGCGGTGGAAGAAGCCATGGCAGCAGCGGCAACGCCAATAAGCCCTGGACTa TCCGCCTTGCTGAAGATGACAAAAAAGAAAGTGGAGGTTATGTAATTACAAAAGGCATAGTGGAAGTCTACAACAAAGGAGCTTGGGGTACAGTGTGTAATAGCAACTGGGATGACGAAGATGCAGAGGTAGTTTGTCGTCAACTGGAACTTGGTACTCTAGCTGTCAGTAAGGATTTATCCATAACAACCCCGCTAGAAAGTCAAGATAACGTTTTGATGTCAAATGTACAGTGTACAGGTCAGGAAAGTGGTTTGAATGAATGCAGTTATGATAATGGTATCTGTGAAGTGAATTCGCGAGCAGGAGTGGGTTGCTACCA